The Deltaproteobacteria bacterium genome includes the window CGTGCGAGCGCGCCTCGCTTCCTCTGCAAGCGCGTGGCTCTCGCTGCGGAAGAAGATTCTCGCGCTGGAGCGCAAGCGCAGGGCGGAGCGCACCGCGCCGGGGGCAACGCCATGAGCGCCGCCACCGAAGAGAAGCCGCAGCCGTCGCTGTACGAGGCCGAGGCCGCCGCGGCCGCCATGCGCGCAGGCCTCACCGCGGGCCAGCTCGAGCGCGAGCTCACGCTGACGGTCGCCGCGCTGAGGGCTGCAGGCCGCGAGGACCTGGTGCGCGACGTGGAGAAGGCCGGCGAGTTCCTCCGGCTTTCGTCCATGCGCCTCGCCGTCGTGGTGCGCGTCATCGGGGAGGGCCGGCGATGAGCTGCAACGACCCCACCTGCCCCGGCCACTTCTCCGGGCTCACAGAGACGCAGCACCGGCTTCTGCGCGTCCAGGCGCTGCTCGACGCAGCCGAGGCCGAGCTCTACCGCGCGCAGTCCTCGGCGTACGAGAACGCGCCCGACCGCGAGCGCTTCATCAAGGCGTGCGAGACGCTTCGCGATCTCATCAAGCGGTGGGCAACCTGGTGCGGCCAGCGCGGCTGGCCCTGGGGAGACGGAACGTGACGGTCGCCATCCGGTCCAGCCTCGAGGACGTCATCACGACCGGCCCCAACACCTTCGAGGCGCGCTGTCCCGTCCACGGTGAGTCTGTGCCGGCGCGCCTCGTGCTGACCGTACACCCCGACGGCACAGAGGAGATCCGCTGTCCCGCTGGATGCGGCGCCGAGCAAATCCGAAAGGTGGCCGCAGCGCGGCAAGCGTCGGCGAACTTGTTAGCGGCTCCGCCCTTCCCTCTCGCGACGTTGCCTCCCTGGCTGCAGGAGCATGTGGAGTCCGTCGCCTTCCGGCTCGAGGTGGACCCTGCGCTGCCAGCGGCGCTCTCGCTGGCAGTCGTCTCTGCGGCCGTGGGCGCGCGGTATCGCGTGCGAGCCTGGCAGGCCTTCGAGCAGCCGCTGCACTGGTGGACGACCATCATCCTCGGCTCGGGCGATTCGAAGAGCCCGTGCTTTCACGTGATGCGAAGGCCTCTCGACGACTACCAGCAGGAGCGCCAACGGAAGGAGGCGCCAGCTCTGGAGGAGGCCGGGCGCCGCTTCCAGGTGCTCGCCGCGAAGGCCGCCAAAGCGAAGCGAGACGCCGCAGCCGGGAAGGCGTCCGAGGAGGACGCAGTGGCCGCGCTTCGGACTGCCGACGAGGCTCGTCCCCCCCTGCCCTTCAAGCTCCTCCTCGGACACGTGAGCGGCACCGAGCTGCTCGAGAAGGAGCTCGTCGATCACGGCTTTCTCGCGCACATCCGAGACGAAGCCGACTTCATCAAGGACATCCTCGGGCGCTACGGCAAGCGCGAGGGCCGCATCGACTCCGTGCTCGCCGGCTACGACGGCAGCAGTATCGACTCGGCCACGCTCAGCCGAGGCCAGCAGCGTCGAGAGCGTGTGGGCCTGGTGCTTGCCCTCCTGACACAGCCGGAGACGTACAAGCGGGACGCCGGCGAGAGCAGCTTCGATGGTCGCGGCTTCCTCGAGCGAATGGTGCCAGTCTGGCCGCGCGGCACCGCCGGCGGGCGCGAGATGAACATGCGAGAGGGGAACCGCGGCGCCGAGGAGCGTTACGCCGGGCACATCAAGACGCTCTCGGCGCTCGGTCATGAGCCCGAAGAAGGGGCGGCACCTCGGGTCCTCCGGCTCGACAGCGACGCCATCGAGGTGTTCGTTGCCTTCCGCCAGCGGATCGAGCCGCGCCACCGGGGCGACCTGGAGCCACTCAGCAGCTTCCTCTCGAAGACGCAGGGAGGTGTCGCTCCGAGGCTCGCGGGGCTGCTCGCCCTTGCCTGGCGCCACGAAGCGGCCGAGGTGAACGGCGACGACATGGAGCGCGCCGTTCACCTCGTCGAGCAGTTCTTCATCCCCCACGCACAGCGAGTCGCCGGACTCAACGGCGGAGCGTTCCTGTACAAGCGCGAGCGGGTGCTGAAGTGGGCGCGCGGCCGCGACGGCAAAGTCTTTCTGCCTCGCGATCTCCAGCGCGCTCATGGTGGCCTCTTCGAGTCCGCCGACGACGCCCGCGCACTCCTCGAGGAGCTCGCCGAAGACGGGGTGATGATCCGCACGACTCGCAGGGGCAAGGACAACCGCGCCCTGCCCGACGGCTTCTTCTTGTCGGAGGCCTCGTGAGCCTTTTGTCGGATGCCCTCGCGGCCTACAACCCATTGAGAAGCCACAGGAAAACGCGCCAGCCGGCCTTTTGTCGGTTTGTCGGGTGCCGGAGAGCCTTCAACTGCACGCCCACACCGACTGAAAGGTCTGTCCCTCAGAATTTCCGACACGTCCGACAAGAAGAATCTCTCTCTCTTTTTACTAACTACTACAGCCACTTACGCGCTCTTCAGGCATCCGACAAAAGGCCCGACAAGAGGGCTTCTGTCGGCCGACAAGAGGCCACGAACAGTCACAGAACAGGAGCGGCGACATGACCGACTACCCCAACCGCTTCCGGCCCGGGCAGTCCGGCAACCCCCGCGGCCGCCCGCGCATCGCCGTCGAGCTGCGCGAGCCCATCCGGGAGTGGACGCCGGAGCTGCTCGAGCGGCTTCGAGCCATCGCCCTCGAGGGACGCAACCAGGACGCCACGCGCGCCATCCAGCTGCTGCTCGCCTACGGGTGGGGAGAGCCCCGCCAGGCGCCGGAGGTGAAGGAGGAGCTCGTCGTGGACGCGGAGGCGGTGCCGGCGGACCCGAAGGGCCTGTCGACGCAGCAGCTCGAGGCCATTCGCGCCATCGTCCGCGGGCCGCGCGTGGTGCCGGCGCTGGTGGAGGACGTCGAGGCCGTCGAAGTCGCCCCGGCAACGGCCCTCCCTGCCCCGCTGGTGCGTGAAGTCGACGGCGGAGGGGGCGAGGGGTGAGCGCCTTCGTCGACGCGCAGAGGCGCGAGGAAGCGCTGGCCGCCCGCGTCGAGAAGGGGAAGGCCCTCATGCTGAAGCTGCAGGACGTGCTGCGCTACGAGACGGAGGGACTCAGCGAGGCCGAGATGGCGCGCCGGCTGGGCGTCGAGCACCGCGTGGTGTCGCTCTGGCGGTACGTGCTGCGGCTG containing:
- a CDS encoding DUF3987 domain-containing protein, coding for MTVAIRSSLEDVITTGPNTFEARCPVHGESVPARLVLTVHPDGTEEIRCPAGCGAEQIRKVAAARQASANLLAAPPFPLATLPPWLQEHVESVAFRLEVDPALPAALSLAVVSAAVGARYRVRAWQAFEQPLHWWTTIILGSGDSKSPCFHVMRRPLDDYQQERQRKEAPALEEAGRRFQVLAAKAAKAKRDAAAGKASEEDAVAALRTADEARPPLPFKLLLGHVSGTELLEKELVDHGFLAHIRDEADFIKDILGRYGKREGRIDSVLAGYDGSSIDSATLSRGQQRRERVGLVLALLTQPETYKRDAGESSFDGRGFLERMVPVWPRGTAGGREMNMREGNRGAEERYAGHIKTLSALGHEPEEGAAPRVLRLDSDAIEVFVAFRQRIEPRHRGDLEPLSSFLSKTQGGVAPRLAGLLALAWRHEAAEVNGDDMERAVHLVEQFFIPHAQRVAGLNGGAFLYKRERVLKWARGRDGKVFLPRDLQRAHGGLFESADDARALLEELAEDGVMIRTTRRGKDNRALPDGFFLSEAS